In Xiphophorus maculatus strain JP 163 A chromosome 2, X_maculatus-5.0-male, whole genome shotgun sequence, one genomic interval encodes:
- the ppp6r2 gene encoding serine/threonine-protein phosphatase 6 regulatory subunit 2 isoform X2 yields the protein MFWKFDLHTSSHLEALLDKEDVTLTELMDEEDVLQECKAQNRRLLQFFCQDQCMQELVRLITTEPPAGAEETKRFKYPNIACELLTCDVGVINDKLGNEEPLLENLYAFLEQPSPLNPLLASFFSKTIGNLIARKTEQVISFLRKKEGFLSLVLKHIDTSAMMDVLLRLISCVEPPPLRLETLTWLNEQKLAQRLIELIHPERDEERQTNASQTLCDIIRLSRDQASQLQEISQPDPLLTVLESQECVEQLLQNMFSGEMAESCIVSGIQVLLTLLEIRRPVVDGVMDAQGFERSYTVNSSILLAIQPHLIHFHQLLLEPPKRDPMLTTLGVLEEPLGNTRLHVARLVASLLYTSSASHAVVAQELCRLNTMDLLLDLFFKYNWNNFLHLQVELCVAAIVRPCAHEMRLQPDFSSQDKSKLSPDALQEPNTSEPPTSEPSVTSENSAHNLMVTHLFQHCHLIQRILETWEENDKIQSEGGMRRGYMGHLTRIANTVVHNLEKGPVHTQISSLIAELPEDYRARWETFVEHTLSETNRKNTIDLVGTGNPRSSSEDDMESPFPKELTMQQAFSDYQIQQMTANFVDQFGFNDDEFTDHDDNIGATFDRIAEININIDAGHDTPCFLQANTAVFEACSKERIQPFDDDEEDIWEEKEINYATQTKSRNRFGGSPSSQSQAASQTCERTATSSTDDPDKPADSDSEEEDNKDDFDPFSSQDQTVAPPSSDWVADFGEVNSTAPAAGAAFSPWDAPVSQPAATETEDKGWAKFTDFQPFCCSETGPRCSSPVDSDLSGSDGTKPNPNPCVWSACVARKAPLVASDSSSSSSSESDEEEGKTGSTSSETVTTETITTGAGKETIQLTVDAKNERAVFTSEGDKVPIDGLSIKEKDKEDEKEKKHGNGSSTVTASPTNQSAAVTQEMQSPANGPA from the exons ATGTTTTGGAAGTTTGACTTGCACACATCCTCTCATCTGGAGGCTTTGCTAGACAAGGAGGATGTCACCCTCACTGAGCTCATGGACGAGGAAGACGTGCTGCAGGAGTGCAAGGCCCAAAACAGGAG ACTCCTCCAGTTCTTCTGCCAGGACCAATGCATGCAAGAGCTAGTTCGTTTGATTACAACAGAACCCCCTGCTGGCGCAGAAGAGACCAAGCGCTTCAA gtATCCAAACATAGCATGTGAGCTGCTGACATGTGATGTAGGGGTGATCAATGATAAACTTGGCAATGAGGAGCCTCTGCTAGAAAATCTGTATGCTTTCCTGGAGCAACCATCCCCACTTAACCCCCTCCTGGCCTCCTTCTTCAGCAAGACAATTGGGAATCTAATAGCACGGAAGACTGAGCAg GTCATCAGTTTCCTGCGAAAAAAGGAAGGATTCCTTTCATTGGTCCTGAAGCATATAGATACATCTGCCATGATGGATGTGCTGCTACGCCTTATCAGCTGTGTGGAGCCACCCCCACTTCGGCTCGAGACCCTCACT TGGTTGAATGAACAGAAACTGGCCCAGAGACTCATAGAGCTCATTCACCCTGAGAGAGATGAAGAG AGGCAGACAAATGCTTCTCAGACACTGTGTGACATCATTCGTCTCAGCAGAGATCAGGCCAGTCAGCTGCAAGAGATTTCCCAGCCGGACCCGCTGCTCACTGTGCTGGAATC GCAGGAGTGTGTCGAGCAGCTACTTCAGAATATGTTTTCAGGAGAGATGGCTGAAAGCTGCATTGTCAGTGGGATTCAAGTTCTTCTGACCCTGTTGGAGATCCGTAGGCCAGT GGTGGATGGTGTCATGGATGCTCAGGGGTTTGAGAGAAGTTACACCGttaacagcagcattttgttgGCTATTCAACCACACCTAATACACTTTCACCAGCTACTTCTGGAACCACCTAAG CGAGATCCCATGCTGACTACTCTGGGTGTGCTGGAGGAACCGCTGGGGAACACACGCCTGCATGTGGCCAGACTCGTGGCCTCTCTGCTTTACACCAGCTCTGCCAGCCATGCAGTCGTAGCTCAGGAGCTCTGCAGGCTCAATACCATGGATCTCCTTCTG GACTTGTTCTTTAAGTACAACTGGAACAACTTCCTGCACCTTCAAGTGGAGCTTTGTGTTGCTGCCATCGTTCGGCCATGTGCCCATGAAATGAGACTGCAGCCTGACTTCAGTTCCCAGGATAAATCCAAGCTTTCTCCTGACGCACTTCAAGAGCCGAATACAAGTGAGCCCCCAACCTCTGAACCTTCAGTCACCTCTGAAAACTCTGCCCACAACTTAATGGTGACTCAT TTGTTCCAACACTGCCACCTTATCCAAAGGATTCTGGAGACTTGGGAGGAGAATGATAAAATCCA GTCAGAAGGTGGCATGAGAAGAGGATACATGGGACATTTGACAAGGATTGCCAACACTGTGGTGCACAACCTGGAAAAAGGCCCAGTACACACTCAAATCAGTAGCCTTATTGCAG AGTTACCAGAGGACTACAGAGCACGCTGGGAAACCTTTGTGGAACACACACTGTCAGAAACCAATAGAAAAAACACCATAGACCTG GTTGGAACTGGAAACCCTCGATCTTCTTCAGAGGATGACATGGAGAGCCCCTTCCCTAAAGAGCTGACAATGCAGCAG GCCTTTTCAGACTATCAGATCCAGCAAATGACGGCTAACTTCGTAGATCAGTTTGGCTTTAATGACGATGAGTTCACGGATCATGACGACAACATTGG TGCAACGTTTGACCGGATTGCTGAGATCAATATCAACATTGATGCGGGCCATGACACC CCCTGCTTTTTGCAGGCCAACACAGCTGTGTTTGAGGCCTGTTCTAAGGAAAGGATTCAGCcctttgatgatgatgaagaagacatatgggaggaaaaagaaatcaactatGCAACACAAACAAAGTCAAGAAACAG gTTCGGTGGCTCCCCTTCCTCCCAAAGCCAAGCAGCCAGTCAGACGTGTGAGAGGACAGCTACTTCCAGCACCGATGACCCTGACAAACCTGCAGACTCTGATTCTGAGGAGGAAGACAATAAAGACGACTTTGATCCGTTTTCAAGCCAGGACCAGACAGTTGCACCTCCAA GTTCCGACTGGGTTGCAGACTTTGGAGAGGTGAACTCCACAGCTCCTGCAGCTGGAGCAGCATTTTCCCCCTGGGACGCTCCGGTCTCCCAGCCAGCTGCAACAGAGACTGAAGATAAAGGGTGGGCCAAATTCACAGATTTTCAGCCTTTCTGTTG CTCTGAAACGGGCCCCAGATGCAGCTCTCCTGTGGACTCGGACCTCAGTGGTTCAGACGGCACTAAACCAAACCCCAACC CATGTGTGTGGAGTGCTTGTGTGGCAAGAAAAGCTCCTCTCGTGGCATCGGACAgttcctcctccagcagctcagaaagtgatgaagaggaaggaaagacaGGGTCCACTTCCAGTGAGACGGTTACCACGGAGACCATCACCACAGGTGCAGGGAAGGAGACTATCCAGCTGACTGTGGATGCCAAAAATGAGAGGGCAGTCTTCACAAG tgaagGAGATAAGGTGCCTATAGATGGACTATCAATCaaggaaaaagacaaagaagatgaaaaagaaaagaaacatggaAACGGTTCTAGCACAGTTACCGCCAGTCCAACCAACCAGTCGGCCGCTGTCACACA AGAGATGCAGTCCCCTGCTAATGGACCGGCCTAG
- the ppp6r2 gene encoding serine/threonine-protein phosphatase 6 regulatory subunit 2 isoform X1: MFWKFDLHTSSHLEALLDKEDVTLTELMDEEDVLQECKAQNRRLLQFFCQDQCMQELVRLITTEPPAGAEETKRFKYPNIACELLTCDVGVINDKLGNEEPLLENLYAFLEQPSPLNPLLASFFSKTIGNLIARKTEQVISFLRKKEGFLSLVLKHIDTSAMMDVLLRLISCVEPPPLRLETLTWLNEQKLAQRLIELIHPERDEERQTNASQTLCDIIRLSRDQASQLQEISQPDPLLTVLESQECVEQLLQNMFSGEMAESCIVSGIQVLLTLLEIRRPVVDGVMDAQGFERSYTVNSSILLAIQPHLIHFHQLLLEPPKRDPMLTTLGVLEEPLGNTRLHVARLVASLLYTSSASHAVVAQELCRLNTMDLLLDLFFKYNWNNFLHLQVELCVAAIVRPCAHEMRLQPDFSSQDKSKLSPDALQEPNTSEPPTSEPSVTSENSAHNLMVTHLFQHCHLIQRILETWEENDKIQSEGGMRRGYMGHLTRIANTVVHNLEKGPVHTQISSLIAELPEDYRARWETFVEHTLSETNRKNTIDLVGTGNPRSSSEDDMESPFPKELTMQQAFSDYQIQQMTANFVDQFGFNDDEFTDHDDNIGATFDRIAEININIDAGHDTPCFLQANTAVFEACSKERIQPFDDDEEDIWEEKEINYATQTKSRNRFGGSPSSQSQAASQTCERTATSSTDDPDKPADSDSEEEDNKDDFDPFSSQDQTVAPPSSDWVADFGEVNSTAPAAGAAFSPWDAPVSQPAATETEDKGWAKFTDFQPFCCSSETGPRCSSPVDSDLSGSDGTKPNPNPCVWSACVARKAPLVASDSSSSSSSESDEEEGKTGSTSSETVTTETITTGAGKETIQLTVDAKNERAVFTSEGDKVPIDGLSIKEKDKEDEKEKKHGNGSSTVTASPTNQSAAVTQEMQSPANGPA; the protein is encoded by the exons ATGTTTTGGAAGTTTGACTTGCACACATCCTCTCATCTGGAGGCTTTGCTAGACAAGGAGGATGTCACCCTCACTGAGCTCATGGACGAGGAAGACGTGCTGCAGGAGTGCAAGGCCCAAAACAGGAG ACTCCTCCAGTTCTTCTGCCAGGACCAATGCATGCAAGAGCTAGTTCGTTTGATTACAACAGAACCCCCTGCTGGCGCAGAAGAGACCAAGCGCTTCAA gtATCCAAACATAGCATGTGAGCTGCTGACATGTGATGTAGGGGTGATCAATGATAAACTTGGCAATGAGGAGCCTCTGCTAGAAAATCTGTATGCTTTCCTGGAGCAACCATCCCCACTTAACCCCCTCCTGGCCTCCTTCTTCAGCAAGACAATTGGGAATCTAATAGCACGGAAGACTGAGCAg GTCATCAGTTTCCTGCGAAAAAAGGAAGGATTCCTTTCATTGGTCCTGAAGCATATAGATACATCTGCCATGATGGATGTGCTGCTACGCCTTATCAGCTGTGTGGAGCCACCCCCACTTCGGCTCGAGACCCTCACT TGGTTGAATGAACAGAAACTGGCCCAGAGACTCATAGAGCTCATTCACCCTGAGAGAGATGAAGAG AGGCAGACAAATGCTTCTCAGACACTGTGTGACATCATTCGTCTCAGCAGAGATCAGGCCAGTCAGCTGCAAGAGATTTCCCAGCCGGACCCGCTGCTCACTGTGCTGGAATC GCAGGAGTGTGTCGAGCAGCTACTTCAGAATATGTTTTCAGGAGAGATGGCTGAAAGCTGCATTGTCAGTGGGATTCAAGTTCTTCTGACCCTGTTGGAGATCCGTAGGCCAGT GGTGGATGGTGTCATGGATGCTCAGGGGTTTGAGAGAAGTTACACCGttaacagcagcattttgttgGCTATTCAACCACACCTAATACACTTTCACCAGCTACTTCTGGAACCACCTAAG CGAGATCCCATGCTGACTACTCTGGGTGTGCTGGAGGAACCGCTGGGGAACACACGCCTGCATGTGGCCAGACTCGTGGCCTCTCTGCTTTACACCAGCTCTGCCAGCCATGCAGTCGTAGCTCAGGAGCTCTGCAGGCTCAATACCATGGATCTCCTTCTG GACTTGTTCTTTAAGTACAACTGGAACAACTTCCTGCACCTTCAAGTGGAGCTTTGTGTTGCTGCCATCGTTCGGCCATGTGCCCATGAAATGAGACTGCAGCCTGACTTCAGTTCCCAGGATAAATCCAAGCTTTCTCCTGACGCACTTCAAGAGCCGAATACAAGTGAGCCCCCAACCTCTGAACCTTCAGTCACCTCTGAAAACTCTGCCCACAACTTAATGGTGACTCAT TTGTTCCAACACTGCCACCTTATCCAAAGGATTCTGGAGACTTGGGAGGAGAATGATAAAATCCA GTCAGAAGGTGGCATGAGAAGAGGATACATGGGACATTTGACAAGGATTGCCAACACTGTGGTGCACAACCTGGAAAAAGGCCCAGTACACACTCAAATCAGTAGCCTTATTGCAG AGTTACCAGAGGACTACAGAGCACGCTGGGAAACCTTTGTGGAACACACACTGTCAGAAACCAATAGAAAAAACACCATAGACCTG GTTGGAACTGGAAACCCTCGATCTTCTTCAGAGGATGACATGGAGAGCCCCTTCCCTAAAGAGCTGACAATGCAGCAG GCCTTTTCAGACTATCAGATCCAGCAAATGACGGCTAACTTCGTAGATCAGTTTGGCTTTAATGACGATGAGTTCACGGATCATGACGACAACATTGG TGCAACGTTTGACCGGATTGCTGAGATCAATATCAACATTGATGCGGGCCATGACACC CCCTGCTTTTTGCAGGCCAACACAGCTGTGTTTGAGGCCTGTTCTAAGGAAAGGATTCAGCcctttgatgatgatgaagaagacatatgggaggaaaaagaaatcaactatGCAACACAAACAAAGTCAAGAAACAG gTTCGGTGGCTCCCCTTCCTCCCAAAGCCAAGCAGCCAGTCAGACGTGTGAGAGGACAGCTACTTCCAGCACCGATGACCCTGACAAACCTGCAGACTCTGATTCTGAGGAGGAAGACAATAAAGACGACTTTGATCCGTTTTCAAGCCAGGACCAGACAGTTGCACCTCCAA GTTCCGACTGGGTTGCAGACTTTGGAGAGGTGAACTCCACAGCTCCTGCAGCTGGAGCAGCATTTTCCCCCTGGGACGCTCCGGTCTCCCAGCCAGCTGCAACAGAGACTGAAGATAAAGGGTGGGCCAAATTCACAGATTTTCAGCCTTTCTGTTG CAGCTCTGAAACGGGCCCCAGATGCAGCTCTCCTGTGGACTCGGACCTCAGTGGTTCAGACGGCACTAAACCAAACCCCAACC CATGTGTGTGGAGTGCTTGTGTGGCAAGAAAAGCTCCTCTCGTGGCATCGGACAgttcctcctccagcagctcagaaagtgatgaagaggaaggaaagacaGGGTCCACTTCCAGTGAGACGGTTACCACGGAGACCATCACCACAGGTGCAGGGAAGGAGACTATCCAGCTGACTGTGGATGCCAAAAATGAGAGGGCAGTCTTCACAAG tgaagGAGATAAGGTGCCTATAGATGGACTATCAATCaaggaaaaagacaaagaagatgaaaaagaaaagaaacatggaAACGGTTCTAGCACAGTTACCGCCAGTCCAACCAACCAGTCGGCCGCTGTCACACA AGAGATGCAGTCCCCTGCTAATGGACCGGCCTAG
- the ppp6r2 gene encoding serine/threonine-protein phosphatase 6 regulatory subunit 2 isoform X3 gives MFWKFDLHTSSHLEALLDKEDVTLTELMDEEDVLQECKAQNRRLLQFFCQDQCMQELVRLITTEPPAGAEETKRFKYPNIACELLTCDVGVINDKLGNEEPLLENLYAFLEQPSPLNPLLASFFSKTIGNLIARKTEQVISFLRKKEGFLSLVLKHIDTSAMMDVLLRLISCVEPPPLRLETLTWLNEQKLAQRLIELIHPERDEERQTNASQTLCDIIRLSRDQASQLQEISQPDPLLTVLESQECVEQLLQNMFSGEMAESCIVSGIQVLLTLLEIRRPVVDGVMDAQGFERSYTVNSSILLAIQPHLIHFHQLLLEPPKRDPMLTTLGVLEEPLGNTRLHVARLVASLLYTSSASHAVVAQELCRLNTMDLLLDLFFKYNWNNFLHLQVELCVAAIVRPCAHEMRLQPDFSSQDKSKLSPDALQEPNTSEPPTSEPSVTSENSAHNLMVTHLFQHCHLIQRILETWEENDKIQSEGGMRRGYMGHLTRIANTVVHNLEKGPVHTQISSLIAELPEDYRARWETFVEHTLSETNRKNTIDLVGTGNPRSSSEDDMESPFPKELTMQQAFSDYQIQQMTANFVDQFGFNDDEFTDHDDNIGATFDRIAEININIDAGHDTANTAVFEACSKERIQPFDDDEEDIWEEKEINYATQTKSRNRFGGSPSSQSQAASQTCERTATSSTDDPDKPADSDSEEEDNKDDFDPFSSQDQTVAPPSSDWVADFGEVNSTAPAAGAAFSPWDAPVSQPAATETEDKGWAKFTDFQPFCCSSETGPRCSSPVDSDLSGSDGTKPNPNPCVWSACVARKAPLVASDSSSSSSSESDEEEGKTGSTSSETVTTETITTGAGKETIQLTVDAKNERAVFTSEGDKVPIDGLSIKEKDKEDEKEKKHGNGSSTVTASPTNQSAAVTQEMQSPANGPA, from the exons ATGTTTTGGAAGTTTGACTTGCACACATCCTCTCATCTGGAGGCTTTGCTAGACAAGGAGGATGTCACCCTCACTGAGCTCATGGACGAGGAAGACGTGCTGCAGGAGTGCAAGGCCCAAAACAGGAG ACTCCTCCAGTTCTTCTGCCAGGACCAATGCATGCAAGAGCTAGTTCGTTTGATTACAACAGAACCCCCTGCTGGCGCAGAAGAGACCAAGCGCTTCAA gtATCCAAACATAGCATGTGAGCTGCTGACATGTGATGTAGGGGTGATCAATGATAAACTTGGCAATGAGGAGCCTCTGCTAGAAAATCTGTATGCTTTCCTGGAGCAACCATCCCCACTTAACCCCCTCCTGGCCTCCTTCTTCAGCAAGACAATTGGGAATCTAATAGCACGGAAGACTGAGCAg GTCATCAGTTTCCTGCGAAAAAAGGAAGGATTCCTTTCATTGGTCCTGAAGCATATAGATACATCTGCCATGATGGATGTGCTGCTACGCCTTATCAGCTGTGTGGAGCCACCCCCACTTCGGCTCGAGACCCTCACT TGGTTGAATGAACAGAAACTGGCCCAGAGACTCATAGAGCTCATTCACCCTGAGAGAGATGAAGAG AGGCAGACAAATGCTTCTCAGACACTGTGTGACATCATTCGTCTCAGCAGAGATCAGGCCAGTCAGCTGCAAGAGATTTCCCAGCCGGACCCGCTGCTCACTGTGCTGGAATC GCAGGAGTGTGTCGAGCAGCTACTTCAGAATATGTTTTCAGGAGAGATGGCTGAAAGCTGCATTGTCAGTGGGATTCAAGTTCTTCTGACCCTGTTGGAGATCCGTAGGCCAGT GGTGGATGGTGTCATGGATGCTCAGGGGTTTGAGAGAAGTTACACCGttaacagcagcattttgttgGCTATTCAACCACACCTAATACACTTTCACCAGCTACTTCTGGAACCACCTAAG CGAGATCCCATGCTGACTACTCTGGGTGTGCTGGAGGAACCGCTGGGGAACACACGCCTGCATGTGGCCAGACTCGTGGCCTCTCTGCTTTACACCAGCTCTGCCAGCCATGCAGTCGTAGCTCAGGAGCTCTGCAGGCTCAATACCATGGATCTCCTTCTG GACTTGTTCTTTAAGTACAACTGGAACAACTTCCTGCACCTTCAAGTGGAGCTTTGTGTTGCTGCCATCGTTCGGCCATGTGCCCATGAAATGAGACTGCAGCCTGACTTCAGTTCCCAGGATAAATCCAAGCTTTCTCCTGACGCACTTCAAGAGCCGAATACAAGTGAGCCCCCAACCTCTGAACCTTCAGTCACCTCTGAAAACTCTGCCCACAACTTAATGGTGACTCAT TTGTTCCAACACTGCCACCTTATCCAAAGGATTCTGGAGACTTGGGAGGAGAATGATAAAATCCA GTCAGAAGGTGGCATGAGAAGAGGATACATGGGACATTTGACAAGGATTGCCAACACTGTGGTGCACAACCTGGAAAAAGGCCCAGTACACACTCAAATCAGTAGCCTTATTGCAG AGTTACCAGAGGACTACAGAGCACGCTGGGAAACCTTTGTGGAACACACACTGTCAGAAACCAATAGAAAAAACACCATAGACCTG GTTGGAACTGGAAACCCTCGATCTTCTTCAGAGGATGACATGGAGAGCCCCTTCCCTAAAGAGCTGACAATGCAGCAG GCCTTTTCAGACTATCAGATCCAGCAAATGACGGCTAACTTCGTAGATCAGTTTGGCTTTAATGACGATGAGTTCACGGATCATGACGACAACATTGG TGCAACGTTTGACCGGATTGCTGAGATCAATATCAACATTGATGCGGGCCATGACACC GCCAACACAGCTGTGTTTGAGGCCTGTTCTAAGGAAAGGATTCAGCcctttgatgatgatgaagaagacatatgggaggaaaaagaaatcaactatGCAACACAAACAAAGTCAAGAAACAG gTTCGGTGGCTCCCCTTCCTCCCAAAGCCAAGCAGCCAGTCAGACGTGTGAGAGGACAGCTACTTCCAGCACCGATGACCCTGACAAACCTGCAGACTCTGATTCTGAGGAGGAAGACAATAAAGACGACTTTGATCCGTTTTCAAGCCAGGACCAGACAGTTGCACCTCCAA GTTCCGACTGGGTTGCAGACTTTGGAGAGGTGAACTCCACAGCTCCTGCAGCTGGAGCAGCATTTTCCCCCTGGGACGCTCCGGTCTCCCAGCCAGCTGCAACAGAGACTGAAGATAAAGGGTGGGCCAAATTCACAGATTTTCAGCCTTTCTGTTG CAGCTCTGAAACGGGCCCCAGATGCAGCTCTCCTGTGGACTCGGACCTCAGTGGTTCAGACGGCACTAAACCAAACCCCAACC CATGTGTGTGGAGTGCTTGTGTGGCAAGAAAAGCTCCTCTCGTGGCATCGGACAgttcctcctccagcagctcagaaagtgatgaagaggaaggaaagacaGGGTCCACTTCCAGTGAGACGGTTACCACGGAGACCATCACCACAGGTGCAGGGAAGGAGACTATCCAGCTGACTGTGGATGCCAAAAATGAGAGGGCAGTCTTCACAAG tgaagGAGATAAGGTGCCTATAGATGGACTATCAATCaaggaaaaagacaaagaagatgaaaaagaaaagaaacatggaAACGGTTCTAGCACAGTTACCGCCAGTCCAACCAACCAGTCGGCCGCTGTCACACA AGAGATGCAGTCCCCTGCTAATGGACCGGCCTAG